A part of Synchiropus splendidus isolate RoL2022-P1 chromosome 19, RoL_Sspl_1.0, whole genome shotgun sequence genomic DNA contains:
- the aclya gene encoding ATP-citrate synthase, which yields MSAKAISEQTGKEFLYKYICTSAAVQNRFHYATVTPETDFDQLAKDHPWLLTERLVVKPDQLIKRRGKLGLVGVNLDLNGVREWLKPRLMKEAAVGKAKGILKNFLIEPFVPHKQEEEFYVCIYATREGDHVLFHHEGGVDVGDVDAKAKKLLVGVDEKISEESVKKELLGNVPGDKQVVLASFIVGLFNLYEELFFTYLEINPLVVTKDGVYVLDMAAKIDATADYICKSKWGDVEFPPPFGREAYPEEAYIADLDAKSGASLKLTLLNPRGRIWTMVAGGGASVVYSDTICDLGGVDELANYGEYSGAPSEQQTYDYAKTILSLMTREKHPDGKILIIGGSIANFTNVAATFKGIVRAIKDYQVPLKEHEVTIFVRRGGPNYQEGLRVMGEVGKTTGIPIHVFGTETHMTAIVGMALGHKPIPTEPPAAAHTANFLLNSSGSTSTPASTRTASFSEKKPKVDCSPAKKAPAGAAVAKATTLFSKHTKSIVWGMQTRAVQGMLDFDYVCSREEPSVAAMVYPFTGDHKQKFYWGHKEILLPVYKNMGDAMKKHPDVDVLINFASLRSAFDSTMETMQFPQIHTIAIIAEGIPEAHTRRIIKKADEKGVTIIGPATVGGIKPGCFKIGNTGGMLDNILASKLYRPGSVAYVSRSGGMSNELNNIISRTTDGVFEGVAIGGDRYPGSVFTDHVLRYQDTPGVKMIVVLGEIGGTEEYKICQAIKQGRITKPVVGWCIGTCATMFSSEVQFGHAGACANQDSETAVAKNKALKEAGAFVPRSFDELGEIIKSVYDDLVNKGIIKPAEEMPPPTVPMDYSWARELGLIRKPASFMTSICDERGQELIYAGMPITEVFKSELGLGGTLGLLWFQRRLPRYACQFIEMCLMVTADHGPAVSGAHNTIVCARAGKDLISSLTSGLLTIGDRFGGALDAAAKQFSKAFDSGILPMEFVNKMKKDGKLIMGIGHRVKSINNPDMRVQILKDFVKQHFPSTQLLDYALDVEKITTSKKPNLILNVDGFIGVAFVDLLRTCGGFTRDEADEFVEIGALNGIFVLGRSMGFIGHYLDQKRLKQGLYRHPWDDISYVLPEHMSM from the exons ATGTCTGCCAAAGCAATTTCAGAGCAGACAGGGAAGGAGTTCCTCTACAAGTACATCTGCACATCAGCGGCTGTCCAGAACAGATTCCACTATGCCACCGTGACTCCAGAAACCGATTTTGACCAGCTGGCCAAAGACCACCCTTGGCTGTTGACAGAG AGGCTCGTCGTGAAACCGGACCAGCTGATAAAGAGGCGTGGAAAGCTGGGTCTCGTTGGCGTCAACCTGGACCTGAACGGCGTCAGAGAATGGCTGAAGCCCCGCCTGATGAAAGAGGCGGCC GTGGGAAAAGCTAAAGGAATTCTCAAGAACTTCCTCATTGAGCCATTCGTGCCACATAAACAG GAAGAGGAGTTTTACGTTTGCATATACGCCACACGAGAAGGAGACCACGTCCTGTTTCACCACGAAGGAGGAGTGGACGTGGGGGACGTGGACGCCAAAGCAAAAAAGCTGCTGGTCGGGGTGGATGAGAAGATCAGTGAAGAGTCtgtgaagaaggagctgctggGCAACGTCCCGGGCGACAAGCAAGT TGTCCTGGCCAGTTTCATTGTGGGACTCTTCAACCTGTACGAGGAGCTGTTCTTCACCTACCTGGAGATCAACCCACTGG TGGTCACTAAAGATGGCGTCTACGTGTTGGACATGGCAGCGAAGATCGATGCCACTGCAGACTACATCTGCAAGTCCAAATGGGGGGATGTGGAATTCCCACCCCCCTTTGGCAGGGAGGCATATCCAGAG GAGGCTTACATCGCCGACCTGGATGCTAAGAGTGGTGCCAGCCTTAAACTGACGCTGCTCAACCCTCGTGGTAGGATCTGGACCATGGTGGCCGGGGGCGGGGCCTCGGTCGTATACAG CGACACAATCTGTGATCTGGGTGGTGTGGATGAGCTGGCCAATTACGGGGAGTATTCGGGTGCACCGAGCGAGCAGCAGACGTACGACTACGCCAAGACCATCTTGTCCCTGATGACCAGAGAGAAACATCCAGATG GAAAAATACTCATCATCGGTGGAAGCATTGCCAACTTCACTAATGTTGCGGCAACCTTCAAG GGAATTGTCAGAGCCATCAAAGACTACCAGGTTCCCCTGAAGGAGCATGAGGTGACCATATTTGTGCGCCGTGGTGGCCCCAACTACCAGGAAGGTCTGCGAGTGATGGGAGAAGTTG GAAAGACAACAGGGATCCCCATTCACGTGTTTGGCACTGAAACCCACATGACGGCCATTGTTGGCATGGCACTGGGCCACAAGCCAATCCCCACCGAGCCCCCCGCGGCCGCCCACACGGCCAACTTCCTGCTCAACTCCAGTGGCAGCACATCG ACTCCAGCATCCACAAGAACCGCGTCATTCTCTGAAAAGAAACCCAAAGTGGACTGCTCACCTGCCAAGAAAGCACCGGCTGGCGCAGCTGTCG CCAAGGCGACCACACTCTTTAGCAAGCATACCAAGTCTATTGTTTGGGGGATGCAGACGCGGGCCGTGCAGGGCATGTTGGACTTTGACTACGTGTGCTCCAGAGAGGAGCCGTCCGTGGCAGCTATGGTCTACCCCTTCAC TGGCGATCACAAGCAGAAGTTCTACTGGGGCCATAAAGAAATCCTCCTTCCAGTCTATAAGAACATGGGCGACGCCATGAAGAAGCACCCGGATGTGGACGTGCTCATCAACTTCGCCTCGCTGCGGTCAGCCTTTGACAGCACCATGGAGACCATGCAGTTCCCCCAG ATCCACACCATTGCCATCATTGCTGAAGGGATTCCTGAAGCACACACCAGGAGGATCATCAAGAAGGCAGATGAGAAGGGCGTCACCATTATTGGACCTGCAACT GTTGGAGGCATCAAACCAGGCTGCTTCAAGATTGGCAACACTGGTGGCATGCTGGACAACATACTGGCTTCTAAACTCTACCGCCCGGGCAGCGTGGCGTACGTCTCCCGTTCAGGCGGCATGTCCAACGAGCTCAATAACATCATCTCTCGCACAACAGATGGCGTTTTTGAAGGAGTGGCCATCGGTGGAGACAG ATACCCAGGCTCTGTGTTCACTGATCACGTGCTGCGCTACCAAGACACTCCAGGAGTGAAAATGATCGTGGTCCTGGGAGAG ATCGGAGGCACTGAGGAGTACAAGATCTGCCAAGCCATTAAGCAAGGCCGCATCACCAAACCTGTGGTGGGCTGGTGTATCGGCACCTGTGCCACCATGTTCTCCTCAGAG GTCCAGTTTGGCCACGCTGGAGCTTGTGCCAACCAGGACTCGGAGACTGCTGTAGCGAAAAACAAGGCCCTGAAGGAGGCTGGTGCGTTTGTGCCCAGGAGCTTCGATGAGCTGGGAGAGATCATCAA ATCAGTGTATGATGACCTTGTTAACAAAGGAATCATCAAACCAGCTGAGGAGATGCCACCACCTACTGTGCCGATGGACTATTCCTGGGCTCGT GAGCTGGGTCTGATCCGTAAACCAGCGTCCTTCATGACCAGCATCTGCGATGAGCGTGGCCAGGAGCTCATCTACGCGGGCATGCCCATCACTGAGGTCTTCAAATCTGAACTGGGCCTGGGAGGAACTCTGGGACTGCTCTGGTTCCAGAGGAG GTTGCCCAGATACGCCTGCCAGTTCATCGAGATGTGCCTGATGGTGACTGCTGATCATGGACCTGCCGTGTCCGGAGCCCACAACACCATTGTCTGTGCCCGAGCTGGCAAAGACCTGATCTCCAGCCTCACCTCGGGCCTCCTCACCATC GGTGACCGGTTTGGAGGCGCTTTGGATGCTGCCGCCAAGCAGTTTAGTAAAGCGTTTGACAGTGGCATCCTGCCCATGGAGTTTGTCAACAAGATGAAGAAGGACGGGAAGCTCATCATGGGTATTGGCCACAGAGTCAAATCT ATTAACAATCCCGACATGAGGGTCCAAATCCTGAAGGACTTTGTGAAGCAGCACTTCCCGTCCACCCAGCTGCTGGACTATGCTCTTGATGTGGAGAAGATCACCACCTCTAAA AAACCTAACTTGATCCTGAACGTGGATGGATTCATTGGCGTGGCCTTCGTCGACCTGCTCAGAACTTGTGGTGGATTTACACG GGATGAAGCTGACGAGTTTGTGGAGATCGGTGCTTTGAATGGCATCTTCGTCCTGGGCCGAAGCATGGGATTTATCG GACACTACCTGGACCAGAAGAGGCTGAAGCAGGGTCTCTACCGCCACCCATGGGATGACATCTCCTACGTCCTCCCGGAACACATGTCCATGTGA
- the klhl11 gene encoding kelch-like protein 11 isoform X1 translates to MCGRLCLLPSFTSLFCFLPLLPVTSTSGRMAAAAPNPEDSSRGACSGFTGGAPSALSGDGDAEEAEDFSSSSHCSELSRRQNEQRKQGLFCDVTLAFSSGAAAVSVQTCEFSAHRSVLAAATDYFTPLLGGQFSESLSGRVEMKQWSSEQGPDPDTVEGVIQYMYTGEIRVSTCNVHEVLELADRFLLLQLKDFCGEFLKKKLSLTNCVAVHSLAHMYTLDQLALRAADMIRRNFYKVIQDEEFYTLPFHLVRDWLSDAEITVDSEEVLFEAVVKWVQKNPDERSQYFEELFRLLRLPQIKPTYLTRVVKNEDLVAANEACRRLVLEAVEGHAIRFENLKSADMEFWSSNMASFQPRFGQNMDVIMVVGGVSEGGDYLSECVGYFIYEDRWVNLPHIHNHLDGHAIATTESHVYVAGSMEPGFAKTVERYNPNRNTWEQVSNLTTRKHSFGLTCIKDILYSIGGHGNFSPGFKDVSIYEPEQDKWHNLESAPKILRDVKAVSVEDRFVYVTARTPVDTDNEDGLKTVTTRYDTESRQWQDVDSLPLIDNYCIFQMAVASTNFYHTASCCPKSYNVREEAVRQKISTRISDEILESLPPEVTSIEGAAICHFDDDVFIIGGWKNSDDVDKQYRKEAYRYCAERKRWMLLPPMPQPRCRATACHVRIPYRFLYGCQRYPMPQNLARQRDRMQQMQQLHRRTLTLRRQLQSQIEC, encoded by the exons ATGTGTGGCCGTTTATGCCTCCTCCCGTCCTTCACTAGTTTGTTCTgcttcctccctctgctccccGTCACTAGCACCAGCGGCAGGATGGCAGCAGCGGCCCCCAACCCGGAGGACTCCAGCAGGGGCGCCTGTAGCGGCTTCACCGGCGGCGCACCCAGCGCGCTGTCCGGAGacggggacgcggaagaggccGAGGACTTCAGCTCCTCGTCGCATTGCTCGGAGTTGTCTCGGCGGCAGAacgagcagaggaagcagggCTTGTTCTGCGACGTGACTCTGGCGTTTAGTAGCGGGGCGGCAGCAGTGAGCGTCCAGACCTGCGAGTTCTCCGCCCACAGGTCGGTCCTTGCCGCGGCCACCGACTACTTCACGCCCCTGCTGGGTGGACAGTTCTCGGAGTCCCTGTCGGGACGAGTGGAGATGAAGCAGTGGAGCTCGGAGCAGGGCCCGGATCCGGACACGGTGGAGGGCGTCATTCAGTACATGTACACGGGAGAGATCCGAGTCAGCACCTGCAATGTGCATGAAGTACTGGAGCTGGCTGACAG GTTCCTTCTTCTGCAGCTAAAAGATTTCTGCGGTGAGtttctgaagaagaagctgagctTGACCAACTGTGTAGCCGTGCACAGTCTGGCCCACATGTACACGCTGGACCAGCTTGCTCTGCGGGCGGCCGACATGATCCGCCGCAACTTCTACAAGGTGATCCAGGACGAGGAGTTCTACACGTTGCCCTTCCACCTGGTCCGTGACTGGCTGTCTGACGCGGAGATCACCGTGGATTCTGAAGAGGTGTTGTTTGAAGCTGTGGTGAAGTGGGTGCAGAAGAACCCCGACGAGAGAAGCCAGTACTTTGAGGAGCTTTTCAGGCTCCTCAGGTTGCCTCAAATCAAACCCACGTATCTGACTAGGGTGGTGAAGAATGAAGACCTGGTGGCGGCTAATGAAGCATGCCGCAGACTGGTTTTAGAGGCAGTGGAGGGCCACGCTATACGCTTTGAGAACCTCAAGTCGGCGGACATGGAGTTCTGGTCCTCCAACATGGCCTCCTTTCAGCCTCGCTTTGGCCAAAATATGGACGTTATCATGGTTGTTGGCGGCGTGTCCGAGGGAGGAGACTacctgagtgagtgtgtgggttACTTCATCTATGAGGACCGCTGGGTCAATCTTCCTCACATCCACAACCACCTGGATGGGCATGCTATTGCCACCACAGAGTCCCATGTCTATGTAGCAGGTTCCATGGAACCGGGCTTTGCTAAGACGGTGGAACGCTACAACCCTAACCGCAACACTTGGGAGCAAGTGAGCAACCTGACCACTCGCAAGCATTCCTTCGGCCTCACCTGCATCAAGGATATCTTGTACAGCATCGGTggccacggaaacttcagcccAGGTTTCAAAGATGTCAGCATCTACGAGCCAGAGCAAGACAAGTGGCACAACCTGGAGTCTGCGCCCAAAATCCTCCGCGACGTGAAGGCAGTCAGCGTGGAGGACCGCTTCGTGTACGTCACAGCACGCACCCCCGTAGACACGGATAACGAAGACGGACTGAAGACGGTGACGACGCGCTACGACACGGAGAGTCGGCAGTGGCAAGACGTGGACTCTTTGCCTCTCATCGACAACTACTGCATCTTCCAGATGGCAGTGGCGTCCACAAACTTCTACCACACTGCCTCCTGCTGCCCAAAGAGCTACAATGTGCGCGAGGAGGCCGTCAGACAGAAGATCAGCACGCGCATCTCTGATGAGATCCTGGAAAGTCTGCCGCCGGAGGTCACGAGCATCGAGGGCGCCGCCATCTGCCACTTTGATGATGACGTCTTCATTATCGGAGGCTGGAAAAACAGCGATGACGTCGACAAGCAGTATCGCAAGGAGGCGTACCGATACTGCGCCGAGAGGAAGCGCTGGATGCTGCTGCCGCCCATGCCGCAGCCGCGCTGCAGAGCCACGGCGTGCCACGTTCGCATCCCCTACCGATTCCTCTACGGATGCCAGCGCTACCCCATGCCCCAAAACCTGGCCCGCCAGCGGGATCGAAtgcagcagatgcagcagctcCACCGACGCACGCTCACCCTGCGCCGGCAGCTTCAGTCTCAGATcgagtgctga
- the klhl11 gene encoding kelch-like protein 11 isoform X2, producing MAAAAPNPEDSSRGACSGFTGGAPSALSGDGDAEEAEDFSSSSHCSELSRRQNEQRKQGLFCDVTLAFSSGAAAVSVQTCEFSAHRSVLAAATDYFTPLLGGQFSESLSGRVEMKQWSSEQGPDPDTVEGVIQYMYTGEIRVSTCNVHEVLELADRFLLLQLKDFCGEFLKKKLSLTNCVAVHSLAHMYTLDQLALRAADMIRRNFYKVIQDEEFYTLPFHLVRDWLSDAEITVDSEEVLFEAVVKWVQKNPDERSQYFEELFRLLRLPQIKPTYLTRVVKNEDLVAANEACRRLVLEAVEGHAIRFENLKSADMEFWSSNMASFQPRFGQNMDVIMVVGGVSEGGDYLSECVGYFIYEDRWVNLPHIHNHLDGHAIATTESHVYVAGSMEPGFAKTVERYNPNRNTWEQVSNLTTRKHSFGLTCIKDILYSIGGHGNFSPGFKDVSIYEPEQDKWHNLESAPKILRDVKAVSVEDRFVYVTARTPVDTDNEDGLKTVTTRYDTESRQWQDVDSLPLIDNYCIFQMAVASTNFYHTASCCPKSYNVREEAVRQKISTRISDEILESLPPEVTSIEGAAICHFDDDVFIIGGWKNSDDVDKQYRKEAYRYCAERKRWMLLPPMPQPRCRATACHVRIPYRFLYGCQRYPMPQNLARQRDRMQQMQQLHRRTLTLRRQLQSQIEC from the exons ATGGCAGCAGCGGCCCCCAACCCGGAGGACTCCAGCAGGGGCGCCTGTAGCGGCTTCACCGGCGGCGCACCCAGCGCGCTGTCCGGAGacggggacgcggaagaggccGAGGACTTCAGCTCCTCGTCGCATTGCTCGGAGTTGTCTCGGCGGCAGAacgagcagaggaagcagggCTTGTTCTGCGACGTGACTCTGGCGTTTAGTAGCGGGGCGGCAGCAGTGAGCGTCCAGACCTGCGAGTTCTCCGCCCACAGGTCGGTCCTTGCCGCGGCCACCGACTACTTCACGCCCCTGCTGGGTGGACAGTTCTCGGAGTCCCTGTCGGGACGAGTGGAGATGAAGCAGTGGAGCTCGGAGCAGGGCCCGGATCCGGACACGGTGGAGGGCGTCATTCAGTACATGTACACGGGAGAGATCCGAGTCAGCACCTGCAATGTGCATGAAGTACTGGAGCTGGCTGACAG GTTCCTTCTTCTGCAGCTAAAAGATTTCTGCGGTGAGtttctgaagaagaagctgagctTGACCAACTGTGTAGCCGTGCACAGTCTGGCCCACATGTACACGCTGGACCAGCTTGCTCTGCGGGCGGCCGACATGATCCGCCGCAACTTCTACAAGGTGATCCAGGACGAGGAGTTCTACACGTTGCCCTTCCACCTGGTCCGTGACTGGCTGTCTGACGCGGAGATCACCGTGGATTCTGAAGAGGTGTTGTTTGAAGCTGTGGTGAAGTGGGTGCAGAAGAACCCCGACGAGAGAAGCCAGTACTTTGAGGAGCTTTTCAGGCTCCTCAGGTTGCCTCAAATCAAACCCACGTATCTGACTAGGGTGGTGAAGAATGAAGACCTGGTGGCGGCTAATGAAGCATGCCGCAGACTGGTTTTAGAGGCAGTGGAGGGCCACGCTATACGCTTTGAGAACCTCAAGTCGGCGGACATGGAGTTCTGGTCCTCCAACATGGCCTCCTTTCAGCCTCGCTTTGGCCAAAATATGGACGTTATCATGGTTGTTGGCGGCGTGTCCGAGGGAGGAGACTacctgagtgagtgtgtgggttACTTCATCTATGAGGACCGCTGGGTCAATCTTCCTCACATCCACAACCACCTGGATGGGCATGCTATTGCCACCACAGAGTCCCATGTCTATGTAGCAGGTTCCATGGAACCGGGCTTTGCTAAGACGGTGGAACGCTACAACCCTAACCGCAACACTTGGGAGCAAGTGAGCAACCTGACCACTCGCAAGCATTCCTTCGGCCTCACCTGCATCAAGGATATCTTGTACAGCATCGGTggccacggaaacttcagcccAGGTTTCAAAGATGTCAGCATCTACGAGCCAGAGCAAGACAAGTGGCACAACCTGGAGTCTGCGCCCAAAATCCTCCGCGACGTGAAGGCAGTCAGCGTGGAGGACCGCTTCGTGTACGTCACAGCACGCACCCCCGTAGACACGGATAACGAAGACGGACTGAAGACGGTGACGACGCGCTACGACACGGAGAGTCGGCAGTGGCAAGACGTGGACTCTTTGCCTCTCATCGACAACTACTGCATCTTCCAGATGGCAGTGGCGTCCACAAACTTCTACCACACTGCCTCCTGCTGCCCAAAGAGCTACAATGTGCGCGAGGAGGCCGTCAGACAGAAGATCAGCACGCGCATCTCTGATGAGATCCTGGAAAGTCTGCCGCCGGAGGTCACGAGCATCGAGGGCGCCGCCATCTGCCACTTTGATGATGACGTCTTCATTATCGGAGGCTGGAAAAACAGCGATGACGTCGACAAGCAGTATCGCAAGGAGGCGTACCGATACTGCGCCGAGAGGAAGCGCTGGATGCTGCTGCCGCCCATGCCGCAGCCGCGCTGCAGAGCCACGGCGTGCCACGTTCGCATCCCCTACCGATTCCTCTACGGATGCCAGCGCTACCCCATGCCCCAAAACCTGGCCCGCCAGCGGGATCGAAtgcagcagatgcagcagctcCACCGACGCACGCTCACCCTGCGCCGGCAGCTTCAGTCTCAGATcgagtgctga
- the cnp gene encoding 2',3'-cyclic-nucleotide 3'-phosphodiesterase gives MDVEQSGEVLEVPQTQEQEEVAVEKEVIVTKMDVTQESTEPENPPAAAEEPEPPTVNGHSKLSEVEELTRTTDEGPEIEDSQSKDVPEPESKPDIVPEPEPENVAEIVPVVTQVVDISPAKETEQPVTEETPEPVIVQSPLQESAPLTEPLKAEVEMVPEPVPEKAPSPSKEEKVVEPVEPTVSTAVEEVVAENVVEDKTEAEPVKMEEVTEPVKVEEKVVETVTMEEKVVETVTVEEKLVETVTEKKDSVETVKVVESVTQAVAVEKVAESPVAEIPSEKKTEAVEGAPEEPVEDKNEAEAAPVEQKEEPTEPASGSLSFAFLERVPAKEALQSARTLVVLRGLPGSGKSFLARAISEAYKENCSVISADDHGVKPEKPSAESYKALDQAVVSCCSTTTFSMIVVDDTNHTQDRLATLEEIGEEHHLVVLHLEPRTNWCRDLAELHEKSRRGLDAAIMQTMDCEFEKVSLPLFFGWFFHYAVEDKVKSSVMDFLKTLDTLEAFNKHMAEFGGKPEKEVDLEQYFKAKGRLHCTTKFCDYGKVEGSKEYGCSQNVQESLGRMSVLSLSALFVTPRTFGARVSLTEEQLLIWPTDAEKEADPTVPGASSLPLGSRAHVTLGCADGVEPVQTGFDLLQILTLQQSGQEGELVEEMELGSLRYFGEGRWMLTLKEPICAPACFSSYYGRGQPAPMKKEGEKKKKSKCSIL, from the exons ATGGATGTTGAACAAAGTGGCGAGGTTTTGGAGGTGCCTCAGACTCAAGAGCAGGAAGAGGTTGCGGTGGAAAAAGAGGTGATTGTGACAAAGATGGATGTGACGCAGGAGTCCACAGAGCCTGAGAAtccaccagctgctgctgaggagcctGAACCGCCCACAGTCAATGGTCACAGCAAACtgagtgaggtggaggagctgacaaGGACAACTGATGAGGGACCAGAGATTGAAGACAGCCAGTCCAAAGATGTGCCCGAGCCTGAGTCGAAACCTGATATTGTGCCTGAGCCAGAGCCTGAGAACGTGGCTGAAATTGTCCCCGTGGTTACTCAAGTTGTAGATATTAGCCCTGCCAAAGAAACAGAGCAGCCAGTGACAGAGGAAACCCCAGAACCAGTCATTGTCCAGTCACCACTGCAGGAGAGTGCTCCTCTAACAGAACCACTGAAAGCAGAAGTCGAGATGGTTCCTGAACCTGTCCCAGAAAAGGCACCTTCCCCAAGCAAAGAGGAGAAGGTGGTGGAGCCGGTTGAACCAACTGTCTCCACAGCTGTGGAGGAAGTGGTCGCTGAGAATGTTGTGGAGGACAAAACTGAAGCTGAGCCTGTGAAAATGGAAGAAGTAACCGAGcctgtgaaggtggaggagaaggtagTTGAAACTGTAAccatggaggagaaggtggtTGAAACTGTGACCGTGGAGGAGAAGTTGGTCGAGACTGTGACAGAAAAGAAGGATTCAGTCGAGACTGTAAAGGTAGTTGAGAGTGTGACCCAGGCAGTGGCTGTAGAGAAGGTAGCTGAGTCGCCTGTGGCAGAGATTCCCTCAGAAAAGAAGACAGAAGCTGTGGAAGGAGCACCAGAGGAACCTGTTGAGGACAAGAATGAGGCTGAAGCAGCACCGGTGGAGCAGAAAGAAGAACCCACAGAGCCTGCTTCTGGCTCCCTCTCCTTTGCCTTCCTTGAACGAGTTCCAGCCAAAGAGGCTCTGCAAAGCGCTCGCACCCTTGTAGTCCTCAGGGGTCTCCCCGGCAGTGGGAAGAGCTTTCTAGCCAGGGCTATATCTGAGGCGTACAAGGAGAACTGCTCAGTCATCTCCGCTGATGACCACGGTGTCAAACCTGAGAAGCCATCTGCTGAATCCTACAAGGCTCTGGACCAGGCTGTTGtctcctgctgcagcaccaCCACCTTTTCTATGATCGTGGTAGACGACACTAACCACACCCAGGATCGGCTTGCCACCCTGGAGGAGATCGGAGaggagcaccatctggtggttcTCCATTTGGAACCACGCACCAACTGGTGCAGAGATCTAGCGGAGCTTCACGAGAAAAGCCGACGTGGGCTTGATGCAGCAATAATGCAGACGATGGACTGCGAGTTTGAGAAGGTCTCTCTTCCTCTATTCTTCGGCTGGTTCTTCCACTATGCTGTCGAGGATAAAGTCAAAAGCTCGGTGATGGACTTCCTGAAAACATTGGACACCTTGGAGGCCTTTAACAAACACATGGCTGAAT TTGGTGGAAAGCCTGAGAAGGAGGTGGATCTGGAGCAGTATTTTAAAGCCAAAGGACGCCTTCACTGCACCACCAAATTCTGCGACTATGGGAAGGTCGAAGGATCCAAAGAGTATGGATGCAGTCAG AATGTCCAAGAGTCCCTTGGTAGGATGTCTGTCCTGTCGCTGAGTGCCCTCTTCGTCACACCTCGCACCTTTGGTGCCAGAGTCTCCCTCACCGAGGAGCAGCTCCTCATCTGGCCGACAGATGCTGAGAAAGAGGCGGACCCAACGGTCCCCGGCGCCTCCTCCCTGCCTTTGGGGAGTCGTGCCCACGTCACGCTCGGCTGCGCAGATGGAGTCGAGCCGGTCCAGACGGGCTTTGATCTGTTGCAGATCCTGACCCTGCAGCAGAGTGGCCAGGAGGGggagctggtggaggagatggagctaGGCTCTTTGAGGTATTTCGGTGAGGGGAGGTGGATGCTGACGCTCAAGGAGCCCATCTGTGCTCCGGCGTGCTTCTCCAGCTATTACGGTCGCGGTCAGCCGGCGCCCATGAAAAAAGAAGgcgagaagaaaaagaagtcaAAGTGCAGCATTTTGTAA